A stretch of Gambusia affinis linkage group LG10, SWU_Gaff_1.0, whole genome shotgun sequence DNA encodes these proteins:
- the erich3 gene encoding glutamate-rich protein 3: MKHFAAGVLPAYNSLTDKHLADYFSSTRIRKHLLKAGLITRSGRIVPEKDYKLKLIQTANQNHVRECLAQAIFQKVLEREHYHQLEIKKRQTDFERKQRVQRFKVERCKKYEEEMIRALTPSPPTGSKSVWTQFPAPLGKHFESSDFSSFSRPNTAPGKMQRPVRLKPMQRRSYTSLPRYVSPYQKSLSLLESQPFNCLTTFKSRRRLTPKDNYPGLDRFCLPVTKNFIIPSPPSMPPKVTPSSTIRSRRLRPSTSSSGVEVNPRLKASVHETRVRVTMVYFGKMVHLSDHPSVIRDEIKVLQQHCGGENLCLYQGKLCEGDVFQFLSRRHRGFPFSLTFYQNGMLVERLSSCCEYKHSKGSRIGGRHGLFGFCSVEGASPCYKCIVAMSTNRQPLPPPKKVKGDLSQKQSAASLKDEPRKESSASEEEAASDQENESSQTPEMDTTVRKQSATSLKDENEMEADTTEDRAVSQQEYESCQSPKMDTTVRKKSATSLKGKNEMEADTTEDRAVSQQEFESCQSPEMDTTVRKQSASVESNIINDYEEDFEADNESSMEETTPQERKSRDEETEACEVEEEEDYGEENRSLSVSVMSDRYKEETGVETTVPSEDEEKEDDTKEENRAEAASPVSKKVRWINEETSPGIVKSASVNNSELLDSAMDSTGIEIADPIVLPGNDNDLSCDPSEDKYVEDSEYEIKTEDELDRAKSVQEKLAEAILKESQSSSEPELSDTSTEEEEVSGNKAPDKEKKEHLKTLEEETNCEENVTNEVVEEQKVFTEAEEEEDKIWDHGDNTQEERVGEVGEDGKPTEDEARTQGHKSEEPGEAHLPVDGEVAQDDKMEDPFERSDVEASHNDEENVEKGSAKPDSQHDESGQRAKSREEDESSVLEPSEEVDEPAVPDIAESEAISETMETKAESSEEQEALGCEEAPETGTDKMQTDSEEAQVTAENSSRSPEECGDSTAEKTVDKHVEVVKTWSINDEICVETKQQLSRAEEGKDDSQEENCGIRDESVEEHETTDRQSLTHLEEITESENKTEEISNESKFEERNEQTKNPPEGTECEEIQDEENKDEIRETEKDGKDEEDECKISWDEPEAKTEDKGQASEEGSETKKVLREKDDEAGMSENGEKEKVEGNKSNEEYEDITKDSVAEERETSEITEVPEKRPDTDVDTEKMETSSEKIADSEKVSESKAAEGTETHQPTLAIAEAETGERGEIDTENGESSFAVEREPQEDEENAVTSDEKRQMDEPDEEIESTEVKEAVMESGDNAKKQEDSLTDQAPETGVPESDAKEADGSMVKHDEAASRVSEPETFGAEIQEERNAKEEVDEVENENKVYNLILNNAESDIGEVSPLSEISSAAEVQETAKQKDEATSRSITDKPLESRENGEETEEVSKASEEGTSVLLKPLAPNTEGEDVVGEGTPEALSRDDNTDMVTNWIQMHQTSKFFETFVEPLEDLRNEVPDAQVSNPDGEEKESAEALKAEIPTKMGRISEDGDIEDSRNETQTKAIEGELQGSEEAGKKSPETNKDYKESQEGNTPFTTEVETFSSSLKAESNFENQSRGNVNSGPGLIVKQTATDSSSKPEQSNSLNGQGDTDDTLNNISRDEHHITKLTTSHTADGSREESHDEDVQTKMLERRFSGETRDMQIIEDIKHTLSKERLSTFSLFGHTSYPLLTTSGSDGGQ; encoded by the exons ATGAAACACTTCGCCGCAGG GGTTTTGCCAGCCTACAACAGCCTCACTGACAAACATCTTGCAGATTACTTCAGCAGCACTCGAATCAGAAAACACCTGCTGAAGGCAGGACTG ATCACCAGGAGTGGGCGAATTGTTCCAGAAAAGGATTATAAACTTAAACTGATCCAGACAGCCAACCAGAACCATGTCCGAGAGTGCCTGGCCCAAGCCATTTTCCAAAAGGTGCTGGAGAGAGAG CACTACCACCAACTCGAGATCAAAAAGAGACAGACGGACTTTGAGAGGAAGCAGCGAGTGCAAAGGTTTAAG GTGGAGCGTTGTAAAAAGTATGAGGAAGAGATGATCCGCGCTCTGACTCCATCCCCCCCCACGGGATCCAAGTCCGTCTGGACACAGTTCCCAGCTCCACTGGGGAAACACTTTGAATCCTCTGACTTC TCAAGCTTTTCTCGACCGAACACGGCTCCTGGAAAGATGCAGAGGCCGGTGCGCCTAAAGCCCATGCAGAGGAGAAGCTACACATCTTTACCCAGATACGTCTCACCGTACCAAAAAAGTCTGTCCCTTCTGGAGAGCCAGCCGTTCAACTGCCTT ACGACCTTCAAGTCCCGCAGACGTCTTACCCCAAAAGACAACTACCCTGGTCTCGACCGCTTCTGTCTCCCAGTCACCAAAAACTTTATAATACCATCGCCCCCATCGATGCCCCCAAAAGTCACCCCCAGCAGCACCATCAGAAGCCGCAGACTGCGCCCCTCCACTTCTTCCAGTGGAGTTGAG GTAAATCCTCGGCTAAAGGCCTCAGTTCACGAGACCCGAGTGCGTGTGACCATGGTGTACTTTGGCAAAATGGTACATCTCTCTGACCACCCATCCGTTATAAGGGATGAAATCAAAGTGCTTCAGCAGCACTGTGGAGGAGAAAACCTGTGTTTGTACCAGGGAAAACTCTGCGAGGGAG ATGTTTTCCAGTTCCTTTCAAGGCGCCACAGAGGTTTTCCCTTCAGCTTGACCTTCTACCAGAACGGGATGCTAGTGGAGCGGCTAAGCTCCTGCTGCGAATATAAACACAGTAAAGGCTCCCGAATCGGAGGAAGGCATGGACTCTTTGGCTTCTGTAGCGTGGAGGGGGCATCTCCTTGTTACAA GTGCATCGTAGCAATGAGCACGAACAGACAGCCCCTTCCTCCTCCAAAGAAAGTCAAAGGAGAtctgtcacaaaaacaatcagccGCTAGCCTCAAAGATGAACCTCGGAAGGAATCAAGTGCAAGTGAGGAGGAAGCTGCGTCAGACCAGGAGAACGAGAGCAGTCAAACACCTGAAATGGACACGACAGTCAGAAAACAGTCAGCCACTAGCCTTAAAGACGAAAATGAGATGGAGGCAGACACAACTGAGGACAGAGCTGTCTCACAACAGGAGTATGAGAGCTGTCAATCTCCTAAAATGGACACAACAGTCAGAAAAAAGTCAGCCACGAGCCTTAAAGGTAAAAATGAGATGGAGGCAGACACAACTGAGGACAGAGCTGTCTCACAACAGGAGTTTGAGAGCTGTCAATCTCCTGAAATGGACACAACAGTCAGAAAACAGTCAGCATCTGTGGAGAGCAACATCATAAATG ATTATGAAGAAGACTTTGAAGCAGATAATGAAAGTTCTATGGAAGAAACAACACCACAAGAAAGGAAATCCCGGGATGAGGAGACAGAGGCCTGTGAGgttgaggaagaggaggactaTGGCG aaGAGAACAGGTCTCTTTCAGTCTCCGTCATGTCAGATAGATATAAGGAGGAGACTGGTGTTGAAACCACAGTACCCTCAGAAGATGAGGAGAAAGAAGATGATACtaaagaggaaaacagagcagaagcTGCTTCTCCTGTAAGTAAAAAAGTCAGATGGATAAACGAAGAAACCTCTCCCGGCATAGTCAAGTCCGCTTCGGTCAATAACTCAGAGTTACTGGACAGTGCCATGGACAGCACAGGGATTGAAATTGCTGACCCCATCGTCCTCCCGGGCAATGATAATGACCTGAGCTGTGACCCCTCAGAAGACAAATATGTAGAGGATTCTGAATATGAGATAAAAACTGAGGATGAACTAGACAGGG CCAAATCTGTGCAGGAGAAGCTGGCAGAAGCCATCCTGAAAGAGTCTCAGAGTAGCTCTGAGCCTGAATTGAGCGACACTAGTaccgaggaagaggaggtgtcTGGGAATAAAGCCcctgacaaagaaaagaaag aacaTCTGAAGACTCTGGAAGAAGAGACGaattgtgaagaaaatgttACCAATGAAGTTGTAGAGGAACAAAAAGTGTTtacagaagcagaagaagaggaggacaaGATATGGGACCATGGTGACAACACTCAAGAAGAGAGAGTCGGTGAGGTTGGGGAGGATGGAAAGCCCACAGAAGATGAAGCCAGAACACAGGGGCATAAATCAGAGGAACCAGGTGAAGCCCACCTCCCTGTAGACGGAGAGGTGGCACAAGACGACAAGATGGAGGATCCCTTTGAAAGAAGTGATGTTGAGGCTTCCCATAATgatgaagaaaatgtggaaaaaggttCAGCGAAACCTGACAGTCAGCATGATGAGTCAGGGCAAAGGgcaaaaagcagagaagagGATGAGTCATCAGTATTAGAGCCAAGTGAGGAGGTCGATGAGCCAGCAGTGCCAGATATTGCTGAGTCGGAGGCCATAAGTGAAACGATGGAGACAAAAGCAGAATCGTCAGAGGAACAAGAGGCCCTCGGCTGTGAAGAGGCACCTGAAACCGGCACAGACAAGATGCAGACAGACAGCGAGGAAGCTCAAGTCACAGCGGAGAATTCAAGCAGATCACCAGAGGAGTGTGGGGACTCCACAGCTGAGAAAACAGTAGACAAGCATGTGGAAGTTGTGAAAACCTGGAGCATTAATGATGAAATTTGTgtagaaacaaaacagcaattGTCAAGAGCTGAAGAAGGAAAGGATGACAGTCAAGAGGAAAACTGTGGGATAAGAGACGAATCTGTGGAAGAACATGAAACAACAGACAGGCAAAGCCTTACGCATTTAGAGGAAATAAcagaatctgaaaataaaacagaagaaattagTAATGAAAGCAAGTTTGAGGAAAGAAATGAGcaaactaaaaacccaccagaGGGGACCGAATGTGAAGAAATTCAAGATGAGGAGAATAAAGATGAAATTAGAGAGACTGAGAAAGATGgtaaagatgaagaagatgagTGTAAAATCAGCTGGGATGAACCTGAAGCCAAGACAGAGGATAAAGGTCAAGCTAGCGAAGAAGGGAGTGAGACAAAGAAAGTTTTACGAGAAAAAGATGATGAAGCAGGAATGTCGGAAAATGGTGAGAAGGAAAAAGTTGAAGGGAATAAAAGCAATGAAGAATATGAAGATATAACCAAGGACAGTGTAGCAGAGGAAAGGGAAACATCTGAGATCACAGAAGTACCTGAGAAACGTCCAGATACTGACGTGGATacagaaaaaatggaaacaagttCTGAAAAGATCGCTGATTCAGAGAAAGTCAGTGAAAGTAAAGCAGCAGAAGGGACTGAAACGCATCAGCCAACTCTGGCTATTGCAGAAGCCGAGACTGGTGAAAGAGGAGAAATAGACACTGAAAATGGAGAGAGTTCTTTCGCAGTTGAGCGAGAACCTCAGGAGGATGAGGAAAATGCAGTAACATCTGACGAGAAAAGACAAATGGATGAGCCAGATGAAGAAATTGAGAGCACAGAGGTAAAAGAAGCAGTTATGGAGTCTGGAGACAATGCCAAAAAACAAGAGGACAGCTTGACTGATCAGGCCCCAGAGACTGGTGTACCGGAAAGCGATGCCAAGGAAGCGGATGGCAGCATGGTGAAGCATGATGAAGCTGCTAGCAGGGTCTCAGAGCCAGAGACATTTGGAGCAGAAATACAAGAAGAGAGAAATGCCAAGGAGGAAGTAGATGAAGTTGAAAATGAGAACAAGGTGTACAATTTGATCCTAAACAACGCTGAGAGCGATATCGGTGAGGTGTCTCCTTTAAGCGAAATCTCTTCTGCTGCTGAAGTGCAGGAAACAGCTAAGCAAAAAGATGAAGCGACATCTAGGTCTATAACTGACAAACCACTAGAAAGCAGAGAGAATGGAGAGGAGACAGAGGAGGTAAGCAAGGCATCAGAGGAAGGAACAAGTGTGCTGCTCAAACCTCTAGCTCCAAACACAGAGGGAGAAGATGTTGTCGGTGAAGGAACCCCAGAGGCTTTATCAAGAGATGACAATACGGATATGGTCACAAACTGGATACAAATGCACCAAACATCAAAGTTTTTCGAGACATTTGTTGAGCCTTTAGAAGATCTGAGGAATGAGGTCCCAGATGCACAGGTATCCAACCCAGATGGTGAAGAAAAAGAATCTGCCGAGGCACTTAAAGCAGAGATCCCAACAAAGATGGGAAGGATCTCAGAGGATGGAGACATAGAGGACTCAAGAAATGAAACTCAAACTAAAGCTATTGAAGGTGAACTACAAGGCAGTGAGGAGGCTGGTAAGAAAAGCcctgaaacaaataaagattaCAAAGAAAGTCAAGAGGGAAACACACCTTTTACAACTGAAGTGGAAACCTTCTCAAGTTCTCTCAAAGCTGAAAGCAATTTTGAGAATCAAAGTCGTGGAAATGTGAACAGTGGTCCAGGCCTGATTGTGAAACAAACAGCCACAGACTCTTCATCCAAACCAGAACAATCAAACTCCCTGAACGGACAGGGCGACACAGACGACACATTGAACAACATCAGCAGAGACGAGCATCACATAACGAAGCTCACGACATCTCACACAGCTGATGGGAGCAGGGAAGAGTCCCACGATGAAGATGTCCAAACTAAAATGTTAGAGCGACGCTTCAGTGGAGAGACAAGAGACATGCAAATCATCGAAGACATCAAACACACCCTGAGCAAAGAGCGCCTGAGCACTTTCTCATTGTTTGGACACACTTCTTATCCTTTACTGACCACTTCAGGGTCTGATGGTGGACAGTAA